One region of Dysidea avara chromosome 1, odDysAvar1.4, whole genome shotgun sequence genomic DNA includes:
- the LOC136241901 gene encoding uncharacterized protein — protein MEKCCCLCLASLVNAKGKSRQKKVFGGKCQAEVQKLKECFTQEGCGGLENFSMDSTLCYECMQKLKDLIRFENEIKQIRAKVSSFIRNLQAMASSRKRTHASQQQNIRSSIRRCTDHRATSDGGSSMMSSFSRVCSGFPSLAPTTVPTTVTGSPIMFTFPAMYSGLPSFNPMTVTDSSVMSRFPAVCSISQSLAPTTVPTTVTGSLANDSY, from the exons ATGGAGAAATGTTGCTGCTTATGCCTTGCAAGTTTAGTGAATGCAAAAGGAAAATCTCGTCAGAAGAAAGTGTTTGGTGGAAAGTGCCAAGCAGAAGTGCAAAAGTTAAAAGAATGCTTTACACAAGAAGGCTGTGGGGGACTGGAGAATTTTAGTATGGATTCAACATTATGCTACGAGTGTATGCAGAAACTAAAAGATTTGATAAGATTTGAGAATGAAATTAAACAAATCAGAGCTAAAGTATCATCTTTCATTCGCAATTTACAGGCAATGGCATCATCTCGCAAGCGAACACATGCATCACAGCAACAGAACATTCGTAGT AGTATAAGACGTTGCACCGATCACAGAGCAACTTCAGATGGTGGAAGTTCAATGATGTCCAGTTTTTCTAGAGTGTGTAGTGGTTTTCCATCACTTGCT CCGACAACAGTTCCAACGACAGTTACTGGTTCACCTATAATGTTTACTTTCCCTGCAATGTACAGTGGGCTTCCGTCATTTAAT CCCATGACAGTTACTGATTCTTCTGTGATGTCACGTTTTCCTGCAGTCTGTAGTATTTCTCAATCACTTGCT CCAACAACAGTTCCAACGACAGTTACTGGTTCACTAGCTAATGACAGTTACTAG